The Primulina tabacum isolate GXHZ01 chromosome 16, ASM2559414v2, whole genome shotgun sequence genome window below encodes:
- the LOC142528672 gene encoding LOW QUALITY PROTEIN: uncharacterized protein LOC142528672 (The sequence of the model RefSeq protein was modified relative to this genomic sequence to represent the inferred CDS: inserted 3 bases in 2 codons), whose protein sequence is MVESKKAKLDMDFHFINGNKMNARTFKGLFKRQRVMEIVVDADGALDEPNRSSHVCADNPDRTGVKDSKKSFNVSENLPGNRLSINIDAPEPECSTSLEISQVVSINLESGEQFMGPKVVESIPSPSTKCENQGLLGTCVLCSKIKRVNRDSPKQEQCSCSDVVNEDVGCSSSTREVGLSCATREERVSRSVSNKSTSEASKFLEYWVPSQISNLQLELYCSTLLSNSIPLRSCSRNDSVGALPDILLNVRKCCDHPYLVDLSIQEHMLAEKCPAAEVLDVGIKASGKLQLLDVMLTESMTRGLKTLILHQSICRSGGASIGDILDDFLRQKYGPNTYERVDYLWVDSAGSTTIAARSTVEFLGTVIREVPPRVSLPKRQAAVNRFNKKETGQFAFLLENRACSSTIKLLAVDIIVLYDSDWNPANDIRALQKISIDSKAEQMKVFRLYSSCTVEERALVLAKKNLKLDNNLQTFSRTTSDSLLXWGASYLLNQLDDYHACSNNTAFVVSSGQSVLNEVTQEFQAILSESCKNIGLSVISEVRLSDENYSMNISLLGEVKNQLKDGQEPYIFWKNLLNRKNPPWRHFRGSCSRNRKRVQYMNGSPEAENDNVAKRHKRVLHENSNLSSVQFELGEHQVTQAACSEGGGSSTIFACDKSKSFWTESVTSDSYPNCKYGQSSYGPEVDVGDPEDSGILFDEQKVSLMFEGSVNNSYHFEILKFEKKXIHFSFLKYVIKNHQVSTDSPAYVQALQISLCWIAASILKQKVDKKDSLMSAKRLLDYQCTEEQVTSVYSRLRTLKRIYLRCSENFVESGNLLVEEGISMEPSNVDEEHAEGQIPIQEKMAMEDKVAESGIDSEGRNEVAPSVTSISAPSEAVCCSAPIETVSVETQPVVMYEDVPKVVLDRVPNRVANTPDEEFDNVEAVGLVDAVENLRNRPDEATVGALPVPEEHLECSELIAASPNCYGLLLQQVPGEQIPQNSVSAELQLENQSSSQVEVSASQLVQAVDNPLLSNDGAPETDNEQLHSVSVDATLGGNQFPTFEVEHQNHAQGGSSFPIAEAGEGEMLLHEPSSESRENSQLHGHLNIPSHLHAHSTLQVTTCNSTPDLSDEPLQIELERMQKDSENLEKSQKELISKLKSECEMEIHKMIVKIRNDYDMKLKNTEAEYTLKKNVFGKNQVLVLMNKMLAEAFRSKCLDHRPSDLLGMQQGDPEHLRQHLQSASTLHSATPATRPSCIANLNSIVPPVQRAPALFSSTPSRPPLIGAITPSGNPHTGWENRAMATHLQIVRLPAASSGLLILNSPPPLQLAQQMQANLVSQVRPNPQVVLPTSNVDLPVLELP, encoded by the exons ATGGTGGAATCTAAGAAAGCTAAACTTGACATGGATTTCCATTTTATAAATGGAAATAAAATGAATGCCCGTACCTTTAAGGGGTTATTTAAAAGACAGCGTGTCATGGaaattgttgtag ACGCTGATGGGGCGCTGGACGAACCTAATAGATCATCTCATGTTTGTGCTGACAACCCAGATAGAACTGGTGTTAAAGATTCCAAGAAAAGTTTTAATGTTTCTGAAAATCTACCGGGAAATCGTTTGTCTATTAATATAGATGCTCCTGAGCCAGAATGCTCAACTTCCTTGGAAATATCACAAGTTGTATCTATAAATTTGGAAAGTGGTGAACAATTTATGGGCCCAAAAG TTGTAGAGAGTATTCCATCACCATCGACGAAGTGTGAGAATCAGGGTCTCCTGGGGACTTGTGTTCTATGCTCCAAAATAAAAAGG GTTAATCGCGATTCACCAAAGCAGGAACAGTGCTCTTGTAGTGATGTGGTAAATGAGGACGTAGGCTGCAGCTCGTCTACTCGTGAGGTTGGTCTTTCATGTGCTACTCGAGAG GAGAGAGTGTCACGTTCTGTCTCAAATAAAAGCACTTCTGAAGCATCCAAGTTCCTTGAGTATTGGGTTCCTTCTCAGATATCAAACCTTCAACTTGAGCTGTATTGTTCTACCCTTCTTTCTAACTCTATTCCTCTTCGCTCTTGTTCGAGGAATGATTCTGTTGGGGCCCTCCCAGATATTCTTCTAAATGTTCGAAAG TGTTGTGATCACCCTTACCTTGTGGACTTGTCTATACAAGAACACATGCTTGCTGAGAAATGCCCTGCTGCAGAGGTGTTGGACGTCGGCATAAAAGCAAGTGGAAAATTGCAACTTCTTGATGTAATGCTCACAGAGAGTATGACTCGAGGGTTAAAAACTCTGATACTTCATCAG TCAATATGTCGCTCTGGAGGGGCATCAATCGGAGACATATTAGATGATTTTTTGCGCCAAAAATATGGTCCAAATACTTATGAACGTGTTGATTACCTTTGGGTAGACTCTGCAGGATCAACAACAATAGCTGCACGGAGTACGGTAGAATTCCTCGGTACGGTCATTCGGGAAGTCCCTCCTAGGGTTAGCCTTCCTAAGAGGCAAGCTGCTGTAAATcgattcaataaaaaggaaactGGGCAATTTGCTTTTCTGTTGGAAAACCGTGCTTGTTCTTCGACCATCAAACTTTTAGCAGTGGATATCATTGTCTTATACGACAGCGACTGGAATCCAGCAAATGATATTAGAGCGCTACAGAAGATATCAATTGATTCAAAAGCTGAACAGATGAAAGTTTTCAGGTTATATTCATCCTGTACTGTTGAAGAAAGAGCCCTAGTCCTTGCAAAGAAAAATCTGAAGCTTGATAATAATTTGCAAACTTTCAGCCGGACCACTAGTGACTCTTTACT GTGGGGTGCTTCATATCTGCTCAACCAATTAGATGATTATCATGCATGCAGTAACAATACCGCTTTTGTCGTTTCATCTGGGCAATCAGTTTTGAATGAAGTCACCCAGGAGTTCCAGGCCATACTTTCTGAAAGTTGTAAAAATATTGGTCTGAGTGTGATTTCGGAAGTTCGGTTGAGTGATGAAAACTATAGCATGAATATTTCGTTGCTGGGTGAGGTAAAAAATCAGTTGAAAGATGGACAGGAGCCATACATTTTTTGGAAAAACCTGTTGAATAGAAAAAATCCACCTTGGAGGCATTTCAGGGGTTCATGTTCACGAAATCGGAAGAGAGTACAATACATGAATGGATCACCAGAGGCTGAGAATGATAACGTTGCAAAGAGGCATAAAAGGGTTCTTCATGAAAACTCGAATCTATCCTCAGTTCAATTTGAACTGGGAGAGCATCAAGTCACTCAAGCTGCCTGTTCTGAGGGAGGAG GGTCTTCAACTATCTTTGCCTGTGATAAATCTAAGTCCTTTTGGACAGAAAGTGTTACTTCTGACAGTTATCCAAATTGTAAGTATGGTCAGAGCTCTTATGGTCCTGAGGTTGATGTGGGTGACCCAGAGGACAGCGGCATATTATTCGATGAGCAGAAGGTATCACTGATGTTCGAAGGTTCAGTCAACAATAGCTATCACTTCGagatactaaaatttgaaaaga ggATTCACTTTTCATTTCTTAAATATGTCATCAAGAATCACCAAGTCAGCACTGACTCGCCAGCATATGTCCAGGCTTTACAAATATCTCTG TGTTGGATTGCGGCCTCAATCTTGAAACAAAAAGTTGATAAGAAGGATTCTCTCATGTCAGCAAAACGGCTTCTAGATTATCAATGTACTGAAGAACAAGTGACATCAGTTTATTCGAGACTGCGAACTCTAAAGAGGATCTATTTGCGTTGTTCTGAGAACTTTGTCGAATCTGGCAACTTGTTAGTGGAAGAAGGCATTAGTATGGAACCATCTAATGTTGATGAAGAGCACGCCGAAGGCCAGATCCCTATACAAGAGAAAATGGCAATGGAGGATAAAGTTGCTGAAAGTGGAATAGATAGTGAGGGTAGGAATGAGGTGGCACCATCTGTGACATCTATTAGTGCACCATCTGAGGCAGTATGCTGTAGCGCTCCTATTGAAACT GTTTCTGTTGAAACTCAACCAGTTGTGATGTATGAAGATGTTCCTAAAGTGGTGCTTGATCGTGTTCCTAATAGAGTGGCTAACACTCCTGATGAGGAGTTTGATAATGTAGAAGCAGTTGGTTTGGTTGATGCTGTGGAGAATTTAAGAAATAGACCTGATGAAGCGACCGTTGGAGCTTTACCTGTTCCTGAAGAGCATTTGGAATGTTCAGAGCTAATAGCAGCTTCTCCAAATTGTTATGGTTTGTTGCTGCAGCAG GTACCAGGAGAACAAATTCCTCAAAATTCGGTGTCTGCTGAGCTACAACTGGAGAATCAAAGCAGTTCGCAGGTTGAGGTTTCAGCCTCACAACTTGTTCAGGCTGTGGACAACCCACTCCTGTCCAATGATGGAGCACCAGAAACTGACAATGAGCAGCTGCATTCCGTGTCTGTTGATGCAACTCTCGGCGGCAACCAATTTCCAACTTTTGAAGTTGAACATCAAAATCATGCCCAAGGAGGTAGCTCCTTTCCCATTGCTGAGGCTGGGGAGGGTGAAATGCTTTTACATGAACCTAGTTCTGAAAGTCGAGAAAATTCACAACTACATG GCCATCTTAATATACCTAGCCACCTTCATGCCCATAGTACTCTTCAGGTTACTACTTGCAATTCAACTCCAGATTTGTCTGATGAACCACTTCAAATTGAACTAGAAAGGATGCAGAAAGACTctgaaaatttggagaaaaGTCAGAAAGAATTG ATTTCAAAGCTCAAATCTGAATGTGAGATGGAGATACATAAAATGATTGTTAAAATACGCAATGATTATGATATGAAGCTCAAGAACACTGAAGCGGAATATACTCTGAAAAAGAATGTATTTGGCAAGAATCAGGTCTTAGTTCTCATGAATAAAATGTTGGCCGAGGCTTTCAGATCCAAGTGCCTGGATCACAGGCCTTCTGACCTCCTAGGAATGCAACAAG GTGATCCAGAGCATCTCCGGCAGCACCTTCAATCTGCTTCAACACTGCATTCTGCAACTCCAGCTACTAGGCCTTCCTGTATCGCCAATCTAAATTCTATAGTTCCACCTGTTCAACGTGCACCAGCTCTTTTCTCAAGTACTCCCTCTAGACCGCCACTCATTGGTGCCATCACCCCTTCAGGTAATCCCCATACTGGCTGGGAGAATCGTGCGATGGCTACACACCTGCAAATCGTCAGACTTCCTGCAGCCTCCTCTGGGTTACTAATTCTAAATTCTCCACCACCACTACAGTTGGCGCAGCAGATGCAAGCAAACCTTGTATCTCAAGTTAGACCTAATCCACAAGTTGTCCTGCCAACTTCGAATGTGGATCTTCCTGTCCTGGAGTTGCCATAG
- the LOC142528545 gene encoding protein LYK5-like — translation MEEIKIATKNLSERAKIINGVYKGSSENGEVMIKEMRFEDTKQVIDLHSKINHVNIVKLHGVCYGEHDFSWSYLVFDYPLNGNLRDCLETSSAAFHWQRRTQVAFDIATGLHYLHYSVVPAYTHRNMNSKGIFLTSNWRAKITVFGNVTESGSLACSTSWIAPEYIANGLVSEKVDIFAYGVVLFELISGKDAMDGDFFKESISFLGGGGIEGGCFDQLRDLVDHCLKDDYSLAEALCLAILARSCVEDDPMHRPSMDDVLKILARMV, via the coding sequence ATGGAAGAGATAAAAATTGCCACCAAGAACTTGAGTGAAAGAGCTAAGATAATTAACGGTGTTTACAAAGGATCGAGTGAAAATGGTGAAGTGATGATCAAAGAAATGAGATTTGAGGACACCAAACAGGTAATCGATCTGCATTCAAAAATCAACCACGTCAACATAGTGAAGCTACACGGAGTTTGCTATGGAGAGCACGATTTCTCGTGGTCGTATCTCGTGTTTGATTACCCTTTGAATGGCAACTTAAGGGACTGCTTGGAAACATCATCTGCTGCTTTTCATTGGCAACGGAGGACTCAGGTAGCATTTGATATCGCGACCGGTCTTCATTACTTGCACTATTCTGTTGTTCCAGCATATACTCATAGGAACATGAATAGCAAAGGCATATTCTTGACTTCAAACTGGAGGGCAAAGATCACAGTATTTGGGAATGTCACGGAATCCGGGAGTTTAGCTTGTTCCACAAGCTGGATTGCTCCTGAGTACATTGCCAACGGGCTCGTGAGTGAGAAAGTAGATATCTTTGCGTATGGGGTTGTTCTGTTCGAGCTCATTTCAGGGAAGGATGCAATGGATGGGGATTTTTTCAAAGAATCGATCTCGTTTCTTGGGGGAGGAGGTATTGAGGGCGGGTGCTTCGATCAGTTGAGAGATTTGGTCGATCATTGTTTGAAAGACGACTATTCTCTGGCTGAGGCCTTATGCTTAGCGATCTTAGCTAGATCATGTGTCGAAGATGATCCAATGCATAGACCATCAATGGATGATGTCCTCAAAATTCTTGCCAGAATGGTTTGA
- the LOC142528544 gene encoding lysM domain receptor-like kinase 4, giving the protein MICLRFFLLCLCFDLICSSPQFYDQTLCDSDKNYPGTRYTCNSSRLSCQTFVVYRANDNFATILSISNLFKRDPSVILPINSVSSSNQILETGREVLVPVTCSCTGQFFQINMNYTVSQNITLSAVSCEIFEGLVKYVTLAEENPVLKGLLVGTVLRVPLKCACPESDDDASVKFLVTYPFIKRDNTKKLSEKFNVSIEEIWQENHLQPSPTVYPYTTVLVPLKDKPFINLSIPDSDPPMPQFLPTIPVARTTKSSQIKNLYTVGSVAGFLSDSCNFSGMWLVY; this is encoded by the coding sequence ATGATTTGTTTACGCTTCTTCTTACTATGCTTATGCTTTGATCTGATCTGCAGCAGCCCACAATTCTATGATCAAACACTATGTGATTCAGATAAGAATTATCCAGGCACTAGGTACACTTGCAATTCCTCACGATTATCATGCCAAACGTTCGTTGTATATAGAGCCAATGATAATTTTGCAACAATCTTGAGCATTTCAAATTTGTTCAAAAGAGATCCAAGTGTCATATTGCCAATCAACAGCGTCTCATCTTCGAATCAGATTCTTGAAACAGGCCGTGAAGTGCTTGTTCCGGTCACGTGCTCTTGCACGGGCCAGTTTTTTCAGATAAATATGAACTACACGGTGTCTCAAAATATAACATTATCAGCAGTTTCATGTGAGATTTTCGAGGGGTTGGTGAAATACGTTACGTTGGCTGAGGAAAATCCGGTTCTGAAAGGCCTTCTAGTTGGTACGGTGCTTCGAGTGCCTCTAAAATGTGCTTGTCCAGAATCAGATGATGATGCTTCTGTGAAGTTCCTTGTCACATACCCTTTTATCAAAAGGGATAATACAAAAAAACTGAGCGAAAAATTCAACGTTTCGATAGAGGAAATATggcaagaaaatcatttgcaacCCTCACCAACTGTCTATCCATACACAACTGTTTTAGTACCCTTGAAAGATAAGCCATTCATAAATCTAAGCATTCCCGATTCGGACCCTCCAATGCCTCAGTTTCTTCCCACGATTCCCGTTGCAAGGACGACTAAAAGCTCACAGATAAAGAATCTCTACACTGTGGGATCTGTAGCTGGTTTTTTGTCTGATTCTTGCAATTTTAGTGGCATGTGGCTTGTATATTAG